One Natrinema marinum genomic window carries:
- a CDS encoding uracil-DNA glycosylase — MGEMTDLCVTECTRCPALVDSRSRIVNGTGPEDADLLFVGEGPGANEDEQGEPFVGRSGSVLDDGLRDVGLARKDVRITNCVRCRPPENRDPTEEELGNCRGYLEREIDALDPEVIVTLGKVPSEHLLGRSVAVTKEAGDLEEVRIEDAPRRVLLCVHPAATLYDRSQRETFEAALQRAADLAGVADSDGGQTRFDDF; from the coding sequence ATGGGTGAAATGACGGATCTCTGCGTCACCGAGTGTACACGCTGTCCGGCGCTGGTCGACTCCCGCAGTCGGATCGTCAACGGCACCGGCCCCGAGGACGCCGACCTGCTGTTCGTCGGCGAGGGCCCCGGCGCCAACGAGGACGAGCAGGGCGAACCGTTCGTCGGGCGCAGCGGCTCCGTCCTGGACGACGGCCTTCGAGACGTCGGACTCGCGCGCAAGGACGTCCGAATCACCAACTGCGTCCGCTGTCGGCCGCCCGAGAACCGCGATCCCACCGAAGAGGAGCTCGGGAACTGCCGGGGCTACCTCGAGCGAGAGATCGACGCGCTCGACCCCGAGGTGATCGTCACGCTGGGCAAGGTACCCAGCGAGCACCTCCTGGGGCGTTCCGTCGCAGTCACGAAGGAGGCCGGCGATCTCGAGGAGGTCCGCATCGAGGACGCGCCGCGGCGTGTGCTGCTCTGTGTCCACCCGGCGGCGACGCTGTACGACCGCAGCCAGCGGGAGACGTTCGAGGCCGCGTTACAGCGGGCGGCCGATCTCGCGGGCGTTGCCGACAGCGACGGCGGGCAGACGCGCTTTGACGACTTCTGA
- a CDS encoding GerW family sporulation protein — MNVIDRLTTVLEPLHGSASVKSVYGDPIETDGRTIIPVAKVAYGFGAGYGSSPVNSPDDQSTQDNEGGGIGGGVSAKPVGVVEVTENETRFVRPTSTRRRITVLLVCFLTGYLLGRRK; from the coding sequence ATGAACGTAATCGACCGGCTCACGACCGTCCTCGAACCGCTCCACGGCTCGGCATCCGTCAAGTCAGTGTACGGCGATCCAATCGAAACCGATGGCCGAACCATCATTCCCGTGGCGAAGGTCGCATACGGGTTTGGCGCCGGATACGGGTCGAGTCCCGTGAACTCACCTGACGACCAGTCCACGCAAGACAACGAGGGTGGCGGCATCGGAGGCGGTGTTTCGGCAAAACCCGTCGGCGTGGTCGAAGTAACTGAAAATGAGACGAGATTCGTTCGACCGACTTCTACTCGCCGTCGCATCACTGTACTTCTCGTCTGTTTTCTCACAGGGTATCTGCTTGGTCGTCGGAAGTAA
- a CDS encoding DUF99 family protein: MKAGVRALGIAESYREDRDDGRNRSTLAGAVVRADRVCDGLTCEGCTVGGTDATDAVVALLEDLGRPDVRYVMLGAVAPAWYNLLDLSRVHEVADRPVLAVTFEASDGLAAGLRDAFSGAELEDRLETYRSLPDRRELTVDDETVYVRCLGLEPADADEIVRAFTPEGGRPEPIRVAKLAARAADSYARSV; the protein is encoded by the coding sequence ATGAAAGCCGGGGTGCGGGCGCTGGGCATCGCGGAATCGTACCGCGAAGACCGCGACGACGGTCGGAACCGAAGCACGCTGGCAGGTGCCGTCGTCCGCGCCGACCGCGTCTGTGACGGGCTCACCTGCGAGGGCTGCACCGTCGGCGGCACCGATGCCACCGACGCCGTCGTCGCCCTGCTCGAGGACCTCGGCCGGCCGGACGTCCGGTATGTCATGCTCGGCGCTGTCGCCCCCGCGTGGTACAACCTTCTGGATCTTTCGCGCGTTCACGAGGTCGCCGACCGACCGGTCCTCGCCGTCACGTTCGAGGCGAGCGACGGGCTCGCGGCCGGCCTCCGGGACGCGTTTTCGGGCGCCGAACTCGAAGACCGACTCGAGACCTATCGGTCGCTCCCGGACCGCCGCGAACTGACGGTCGACGACGAGACGGTCTACGTCAGGTGTCTCGGTCTCGAGCCCGCCGACGCTGACGAGATCGTCCGCGCGTTCACGCCCGAAGGCGGCCGCCCGGAGCCGATTCGGGTGGCGAAGCTGGCGGCTCGAGCGGCCGATTCGTACGCTCGGTCCGTCTAG
- a CDS encoding DUF5786 family protein encodes MGFGSYDESEQQEVDADFDDDDAVKSGENSHDGSIEFENGASSDELLDRLKEIKDEDDA; translated from the coding sequence ATGGGATTCGGGAGCTACGACGAATCCGAACAGCAGGAAGTGGACGCTGATTTTGACGACGATGACGCAGTAAAATCGGGAGAGAACAGCCACGACGGGAGTATCGAGTTCGAAAACGGCGCGTCTAGCGACGAACTCCTCGATCGGCTCAAGGAGATCAAAGACGAAGACGACGCCTGA
- a CDS encoding MBL fold metallo-hydrolase, with protein sequence MEVHHVTEDAETFTCNAYLAVGDRTTLVDAGAMDGVVDEIRAHTDDLEAVVLTHQHGDHVAQLEAVVEAFDPDVYAYADHPARTHEIDDGDSVEIGDETFDVVFTPGHADDHVSLVSESSLFSGDVVVHDDGAFDYGSFGRTDMAGQSRERLIESIRDLLERMPDGGRASDASAASGDEQSESAGVEHMYAGHGGVFHGDVRDVVETALERAEKREPKYPDE encoded by the coding sequence ATGGAAGTCCACCACGTCACCGAGGACGCGGAGACGTTCACCTGCAACGCCTACCTCGCCGTCGGCGACCGAACGACGCTGGTCGACGCCGGCGCGATGGACGGCGTCGTCGACGAGATTCGCGCACACACCGACGATCTCGAGGCGGTCGTCCTGACTCACCAGCACGGCGACCACGTCGCCCAGCTCGAGGCCGTCGTCGAGGCGTTCGATCCGGACGTGTACGCCTACGCCGATCATCCGGCGCGCACCCACGAGATCGACGACGGCGACAGCGTCGAGATCGGCGACGAGACGTTCGACGTGGTCTTCACGCCGGGCCACGCAGACGACCACGTCTCGCTGGTTTCCGAGTCGTCGCTGTTCTCCGGCGACGTGGTCGTCCACGACGACGGGGCCTTCGACTACGGTAGCTTCGGCCGCACCGACATGGCCGGCCAGTCCCGGGAGCGACTCATCGAGAGCATCCGGGACCTGCTCGAGCGTATGCCCGACGGCGGTCGCGCGAGCGACGCGAGCGCGGCCTCGGGAGACGAGCAGAGCGAGTCTGCCGGCGTCGAGCATATGTACGCCGGCCACGGCGGCGTCTTCCACGGCGATGTCCGCGATGTGGTCGAGACGGCGCTCGAGCGGGCCGAGAAGCGGGAGCCGAAGTACCCCGACGAGTAG
- a CDS encoding DUF7344 domain-containing protein, whose protein sequence is MNVEGENIAVEGLPGGDAVRTDGGGKGLDTLLALVSSRRRRHALYYLRESETASVDELAKRLTESTDTISESPSTDQLSRTKVELVHAVLPKLQEAGCIDYDPRSETIRYRRPSTSLTTVLDVCSDLESTPMEFE, encoded by the coding sequence ATGAACGTGGAGGGGGAGAATATCGCTGTAGAGGGACTGCCCGGCGGTGACGCCGTACGGACCGATGGTGGAGGTAAGGGACTGGATACGCTGTTAGCTCTCGTCTCGAGTCGCCGACGACGGCACGCGCTCTACTATCTCCGGGAGTCCGAGACCGCGAGCGTCGACGAACTGGCGAAGCGGCTCACAGAAAGCACCGATACGATCTCGGAGTCGCCGAGTACCGATCAGCTCTCCCGAACGAAGGTTGAGCTGGTCCACGCCGTACTCCCGAAGTTGCAGGAAGCGGGCTGTATCGACTACGATCCTCGAAGCGAGACCATCCGATACAGACGGCCGTCGACATCCCTGACGACTGTTCTCGACGTCTGCTCGGACCTCGAGTCGACCCCGATGGAGTTCGAATGA
- a CDS encoding 50S ribosomal protein L40e, which produces MASFDAAEKRTLEKMICMRCNARNSKRSNRCRKCGYEKLRPKAKEPRAA; this is translated from the coding sequence ATGGCCAGTTTCGACGCCGCAGAGAAACGGACGCTCGAGAAGATGATCTGCATGCGCTGTAACGCGCGCAACTCCAAGCGATCGAACCGCTGTCGCAAGTGCGGCTACGAGAAGCTTCGTCCCAAGGCGAAAGAGCCCCGCGCCGCATAA
- a CDS encoding DUF367 family protein gives MECHVYYEGDDDPEKCTARRLERFDKATLYRLMGQVPYGVVLNPHAEQALSPADCEEGLGTLVALDCSWESAEAASFRMNGVHRALPFLVAANPVNYGRPFRLTTVEALAGAACIFGERELAEDILEPFRWGETFLTLNEEPLRRYNECADSSEVVAVQDDYLADEE, from the coding sequence GTGGAGTGTCACGTCTACTACGAGGGCGACGACGACCCCGAGAAGTGCACCGCGCGTCGCCTCGAGCGCTTCGACAAGGCGACCCTCTATCGATTGATGGGGCAGGTGCCCTACGGGGTCGTGCTCAACCCCCACGCCGAGCAGGCGCTCTCGCCGGCCGATTGCGAGGAGGGGTTGGGGACGCTGGTCGCCCTCGATTGCTCGTGGGAGTCGGCCGAGGCCGCGTCGTTCCGAATGAACGGCGTCCATCGGGCGCTCCCCTTTCTCGTCGCCGCGAACCCGGTCAACTACGGCCGGCCGTTCCGGCTGACCACCGTCGAGGCGCTGGCCGGCGCGGCCTGTATCTTCGGTGAGCGGGAACTGGCCGAAGACATCCTCGAGCCGTTCCGCTGGGGCGAGACCTTCCTGACGCTCAACGAGGAGCCACTACGTCGGTACAACGAGTGTGCGGACTCGAGCGAGGTCGTCGCGGTGCAGGACGACTACCTGGCCGACGAGGAGTGA
- a CDS encoding nuclear transport factor 2 family protein: protein MDSAALVRRYYDALDDHDYDALEDVLAPAFSQRRPDRTFEDRDAFVAFMRDERPNPDTSHHLESVVTADERVAVRGRVTEGGTTLFEFADFFELGDGRIGRLETYSR, encoded by the coding sequence ATGGATTCGGCCGCGCTCGTCCGGCGATACTACGATGCGCTCGACGACCACGACTACGACGCGCTCGAGGACGTCCTCGCGCCCGCGTTCTCCCAGCGTCGCCCCGATCGCACGTTCGAGGACCGCGACGCCTTCGTCGCGTTCATGCGCGACGAGCGGCCGAACCCGGACACCAGCCACCATCTCGAGTCGGTCGTCACTGCGGACGAGCGGGTCGCGGTCCGGGGCCGCGTGACCGAGGGCGGTACGACGCTCTTCGAGTTCGCGGACTTCTTCGAACTCGGGGACGGACGGATCGGCCGGCTCGAGACCTATTCGCGCTAA
- a CDS encoding MBL fold metallo-hydrolase: MVTTISPSRLAELQDEDADYVLVDTRSEDSYEAWHIAGAVHFPFGPEEELDGRLEELAETVGDADRVITVCAKGISSSNLATRLESATDEFDVAAVDGGMKGWSGVYDRAEIDAGEGLTVVQIQRRAKGCLGYVVGCAETGKAVVVDPTADTDEYEVAAEERGLSITGVIDTHVHADHISGGRQLADDLGVPYYLGERASERDVEREYTPLERNEVLAVGEREVKAVFAPGHTSEMISLLVDDRALLTADTLHVDSTGRTELEFSEDEGERGAKLLYETLHRTILAEPEGIVVLPGHVTVTADGEFEHGAPGEPIRTTIRHARTGIDLLSLERDAFVERMADAGEKPSNYEEIIEYNRGVAEVPPEERVELELGPNNCSA, encoded by the coding sequence ATGGTTACCACAATTTCGCCCAGTCGACTCGCCGAACTACAGGACGAGGACGCGGACTACGTTCTCGTCGACACTCGCTCCGAAGACAGCTACGAAGCCTGGCACATCGCCGGCGCGGTCCACTTCCCGTTCGGTCCCGAGGAGGAACTCGACGGTCGCCTTGAGGAGTTAGCGGAGACCGTCGGCGACGCCGACCGCGTGATCACCGTCTGCGCGAAGGGAATCTCTTCGAGCAACCTGGCGACGCGCCTCGAGTCGGCGACCGACGAGTTCGACGTGGCGGCGGTCGACGGCGGGATGAAAGGGTGGAGCGGCGTCTACGACCGCGCGGAGATCGACGCTGGCGAGGGCCTGACGGTCGTCCAGATCCAGCGGCGCGCGAAGGGCTGTCTCGGCTACGTCGTCGGCTGCGCCGAGACGGGCAAGGCCGTCGTCGTCGACCCGACCGCGGACACCGACGAGTACGAGGTCGCCGCCGAAGAGCGCGGGCTCTCGATCACCGGCGTGATCGACACGCACGTGCACGCCGATCACATCTCCGGCGGCCGCCAGTTGGCCGACGACCTCGGCGTCCCCTACTATCTCGGCGAGCGGGCGAGCGAGCGCGACGTGGAGCGTGAGTACACGCCGCTCGAGCGAAACGAGGTCCTCGCGGTCGGCGAGCGCGAGGTGAAAGCGGTGTTCGCGCCGGGGCACACGAGCGAGATGATCTCTCTGCTGGTGGACGACCGGGCGCTGCTGACCGCCGACACGCTGCACGTCGACTCGACGGGCCGGACGGAACTGGAGTTCAGCGAGGACGAGGGAGAACGGGGGGCGAAACTGCTCTACGAGACGCTCCACCGGACGATCCTGGCCGAGCCCGAAGGCATCGTCGTCCTCCCGGGGCACGTAACGGTCACCGCGGACGGCGAGTTCGAACACGGCGCGCCCGGCGAACCGATCCGGACGACGATCCGCCACGCGCGGACGGGGATCGACCTGCTCAGCCTTGAGAGAGACGCGTTCGTCGAGCGGATGGCCGACGCCGGCGAGAAGCCGTCGAACTACGAGGAGATCATCGAGTACAACCGCGGCGTTGCGGAGGTTCCACCGGAAGAGCGCGTCGAACTCGAGTTAGGACCGAACAACTGCTCGGCCTAA
- a CDS encoding stage II sporulation protein M, which yields MALSDYVAAAATVLRRRPGDILPMYLLGSAIPAIVRVVPFFAIAIAYAFLATTGRLASIRGDLAALESPPDPSADPEAFEAWANGLEPIVDQLLAPPLVALAAVAAVLSFLLFVGLTAVVAAGQLSTCYSRLQDNRGLLAGLDGARRYWLRFLGLFVLEFVCWAVVLTGVGIVTALAAGAASVASGSVAATLPVVLLAGLVTVVVLLAIRAVFAFAPVAVVVDDAGVFGSLRNTLGFIRAQPGGAVFYYLVALVAVVALSTVTGLLSLVDVVTVGSLLSALVVFPALDLLKTAVYCGYRERLAPPTPPERSLREQLRDGLRRGWNDMLSFVRSTPGLHALVVVLALVGFGAGWVAADPFAGTFQASITARLDGWLPPAMAAELFGNNWLVALTTAYAGLAFAIPAIVSLLFNGVFLGIYARLEVDPLELAAFVVPHGIFEIPAILVASALGVSVGATAWRTWRGRATRADLADALERAFWVLVGIGIVLAVAAFIEGFVSPYYYRLFL from the coding sequence ATGGCTCTGTCCGATTACGTCGCCGCCGCCGCCACCGTCCTCCGCCGCCGCCCAGGCGATATCCTCCCGATGTACCTGCTGGGCTCCGCGATCCCCGCGATCGTCCGCGTCGTTCCGTTCTTCGCGATCGCCATCGCCTACGCCTTTCTGGCGACAACCGGTCGACTCGCGTCGATTCGCGGTGACCTCGCCGCGCTGGAATCGCCACCGGACCCGAGCGCCGATCCAGAGGCGTTCGAGGCGTGGGCCAACGGACTCGAGCCGATCGTCGACCAACTCCTCGCGCCGCCGCTCGTCGCGCTGGCGGCGGTGGCCGCCGTCCTCAGTTTCCTGCTGTTCGTCGGGCTGACGGCGGTCGTCGCCGCGGGACAGCTTTCGACCTGTTACAGCCGGCTGCAGGACAACCGCGGACTCCTCGCCGGGCTCGACGGGGCGCGCCGCTACTGGCTCCGGTTTCTCGGCCTGTTCGTCCTCGAGTTCGTCTGCTGGGCCGTGGTGCTCACCGGCGTCGGTATCGTCACGGCGCTGGCCGCTGGGGCCGCCTCGGTCGCCAGCGGCTCCGTCGCGGCGACGCTCCCCGTCGTCCTGCTGGCGGGGCTCGTCACGGTCGTGGTCCTCCTCGCGATCCGAGCCGTGTTCGCGTTCGCGCCGGTCGCGGTCGTCGTCGACGATGCCGGCGTCTTCGGCTCCCTGCGGAACACGCTCGGGTTCATCCGCGCACAGCCGGGCGGCGCAGTGTTTTACTACCTCGTCGCGCTCGTGGCAGTCGTCGCCCTCTCGACGGTCACCGGACTGCTCTCGCTCGTCGACGTCGTCACCGTCGGCTCGCTGCTCTCCGCGCTGGTCGTGTTCCCGGCGCTCGATCTGCTGAAGACGGCCGTCTACTGCGGCTACCGCGAGCGACTCGCGCCGCCGACCCCGCCGGAGCGATCGCTCCGCGAGCAGCTGCGCGACGGCCTCCGACGCGGCTGGAACGACATGCTGTCGTTCGTCCGGTCGACGCCGGGACTCCACGCGCTCGTCGTCGTCCTCGCGCTCGTCGGCTTCGGCGCGGGCTGGGTGGCCGCCGACCCCTTCGCCGGCACGTTTCAGGCGTCGATCACGGCCCGTCTCGACGGGTGGCTACCGCCGGCGATGGCGGCGGAACTGTTCGGCAACAACTGGCTCGTCGCGCTCACGACGGCCTACGCCGGGCTGGCGTTCGCGATCCCGGCGATCGTCTCCTTGCTGTTCAACGGCGTTTTCCTCGGGATTTACGCCCGCCTCGAGGTCGATCCGCTCGAACTGGCCGCCTTCGTCGTCCCCCACGGCATCTTCGAGATTCCGGCCATCCTCGTCGCCAGCGCGCTCGGCGTCTCCGTGGGTGCCACCGCCTGGCGGACGTGGCGCGGCCGCGCGACCCGGGCAGACCTCGCCGACGCGCTCGAGCGCGCCTTC